In Papaver somniferum cultivar HN1 chromosome 1, ASM357369v1, whole genome shotgun sequence, a genomic segment contains:
- the LOC113298129 gene encoding uncharacterized protein LOC113298129 isoform X1 yields the protein MKVPGGILSSRVSSSSTTTTTTSAFPKLFLHRHSRSKSANTAANFRCSYSAATSDHISYIKDVAATRPPEHLNSLLNMLQSKGETIVSPGARKGLIPLAIPLSKSQSGTITALLRWPTAPPGMEMPVVEVRQYGVWLLAKNVDQYIHRILAEADANNPADSSNELFDASSEAGRKLYRRGDFSESKLPNLDVYLLKKVGMFPDILERKVMQHFEKGDHVSAMVTGEFYTNKEHFPGFGRPFVFNAEVLLKVGRNLEAKDAARGALKSPWWTLGCRYQEVAEIAEWEDEQIEFIKEKVSEQGKQEDLQKGKAPAQVSLDEAAFLLDLASIDGTWSDFEQRIAECYEEAGLHDISKFVLHRD from the exons atgaaagttCCTGGGGGAATTCTATCGAGTAgggtttcatcatcttcaaccacaACAACTACTACTTCAGCATTCCCCAAGTTGTTTCTTCACCGCCACAGCCGCAGTAAAAGTGCCAATACCGCTGCTAATTTCAGATGCTCATATTCAGCAGCAACTTCTG aTCACATATCATACATTAAAGATGTAGCTGCAACGCGACCACCAGAACATCTCAATTCTTTGTTGAATATGCTTCAATCTAAAG gtgAAACCATTGTCTCTCCTGGAGCAAGAAAAGGGTTAATCCCTCTTGCTATTCCACTATCAAAAAGCCAGTCAG GCACTATCACTGCATTGTTGAGATGGCCAACAGCTCCACCGGG GATGGAGATGCCAGTTGTGGAAGTCCGTCAGTACGGGGTGTGGCTTTTAGCCAAGAAT GTAGATCAATACATTCATAGAATTTTGGCCGAGGCAGATGCCAACAACCCTGCAGACAGTAGCAATGAGCTATTTGATGCTTCATCTGAGGCTGGTAGAAAGCTTTATAGGAGGGGTGACTTTTCTGAATCTAAGCTTCCAAATCTTGATGTCTACCTTTTGAAGAAG GTTGGCATGTTCCCGGACATATTAGAACGTAAAGTGATGCAACATTTTGAGAAAGGCGACCAT GTTTCAGCGATGGTGACTGGGGAGTTTTATACGAACAAGGAGCATTTTCCTGGTTTTGGACGGCCTTTTGTGTTTAATGCAGAGGTTTTGCTAAA GGTTGGGCGTAACTTAGAAGCAAAGGATGCTGCAAGAGGAGCACTAAAATCACCATGGTGGACGTTGGGATGCAGATACCAG GAAGTTGCTGAGATTGCAGAATGGGAAGACGAACAAATTGAGTTCATAAAGGAGAAGGTGTCAGAACAGGGAAAACAAGAAGATCTCCAGAAGGGAAAGGCCCCAGCACAG GTGTCCTTGGATGAAGCTGCATTTTTATTGGACTTAGCCTCCATAGATGGAACCTGGTCAGACTTTGAGCAGCGAATTGCTGAATGCTACGAGGAAGCTGGACTTCATGACATATCAAAATTTGTTTTGCACAGAGATTGA
- the LOC113298129 gene encoding uncharacterized protein LOC113298129 isoform X2: protein MKVPGGILSSRVSSSSTTTTTTSAFPKLFLHRHSRSKSANTAANFRCSYSAATSDHISYIKDVAATRPPEHLNSLLNMLQSKGTITALLRWPTAPPGMEMPVVEVRQYGVWLLAKNVDQYIHRILAEADANNPADSSNELFDASSEAGRKLYRRGDFSESKLPNLDVYLLKKVGMFPDILERKVMQHFEKGDHVSAMVTGEFYTNKEHFPGFGRPFVFNAEVLLKVGRNLEAKDAARGALKSPWWTLGCRYQEVAEIAEWEDEQIEFIKEKVSEQGKQEDLQKGKAPAQVSLDEAAFLLDLASIDGTWSDFEQRIAECYEEAGLHDISKFVLHRD from the exons atgaaagttCCTGGGGGAATTCTATCGAGTAgggtttcatcatcttcaaccacaACAACTACTACTTCAGCATTCCCCAAGTTGTTTCTTCACCGCCACAGCCGCAGTAAAAGTGCCAATACCGCTGCTAATTTCAGATGCTCATATTCAGCAGCAACTTCTG aTCACATATCATACATTAAAGATGTAGCTGCAACGCGACCACCAGAACATCTCAATTCTTTGTTGAATATGCTTCAATCTAAAG GCACTATCACTGCATTGTTGAGATGGCCAACAGCTCCACCGGG GATGGAGATGCCAGTTGTGGAAGTCCGTCAGTACGGGGTGTGGCTTTTAGCCAAGAAT GTAGATCAATACATTCATAGAATTTTGGCCGAGGCAGATGCCAACAACCCTGCAGACAGTAGCAATGAGCTATTTGATGCTTCATCTGAGGCTGGTAGAAAGCTTTATAGGAGGGGTGACTTTTCTGAATCTAAGCTTCCAAATCTTGATGTCTACCTTTTGAAGAAG GTTGGCATGTTCCCGGACATATTAGAACGTAAAGTGATGCAACATTTTGAGAAAGGCGACCAT GTTTCAGCGATGGTGACTGGGGAGTTTTATACGAACAAGGAGCATTTTCCTGGTTTTGGACGGCCTTTTGTGTTTAATGCAGAGGTTTTGCTAAA GGTTGGGCGTAACTTAGAAGCAAAGGATGCTGCAAGAGGAGCACTAAAATCACCATGGTGGACGTTGGGATGCAGATACCAG GAAGTTGCTGAGATTGCAGAATGGGAAGACGAACAAATTGAGTTCATAAAGGAGAAGGTGTCAGAACAGGGAAAACAAGAAGATCTCCAGAAGGGAAAGGCCCCAGCACAG GTGTCCTTGGATGAAGCTGCATTTTTATTGGACTTAGCCTCCATAGATGGAACCTGGTCAGACTTTGAGCAGCGAATTGCTGAATGCTACGAGGAAGCTGGACTTCATGACATATCAAAATTTGTTTTGCACAGAGATTGA
- the LOC113298118 gene encoding filament-like plant protein 7, giving the protein MDHKPWPWRKKSSEKTISVGDKVPAEEKLMNENIIELEKSVEILNQKLSSALAECNTKSQLAVKNEEVAKEAIAGWEKEKAESSSLKQQLDEALQQTDMKDERIAHLDAALKECMQQLRFVREEKEQRINDIIVKTGKESEKMKMILEEKIAEANKSLENLIAEYNNLSKVLHEKEILIEELNERNFQAEADFNALMSRFNSAEKTNASLKYEVCIIEKELEIRNEERDFNRRTADATQKLHLESVKKIAKLESECQRLRILVRKRLPGPAALATMKTEVELLGREATDTRRKSVPPMGGSMVKDFRKEISLGSPNKQTNYLIERLCAVEEENRTLKETLLKKDSELESSMLICARTASNLSQAETQLAELSKSQKIMELARNSPVSPLTSIVEDKSNGDAESWASPALISELNHFKNDKSRGSQSSKSFGGSDLSLMDDFAEMEKMAIVSVDKSLGSSHISDESNTPTVNQEKEVRKGTSRELFPVTDSPSGFTDKMHKGILKYPGWIQDILRIVFEQKRVTQRNVDDILADILAASSCTSIQGEHEAIDVNKNLSLSSASEQPNISGYIAWKPQNASEAVDSDQASAADISLKEVCEEKIQSSLSKSLRKLIELIEGIISQPSSLDYNDQNNLPRNDGSSFPYDNAATSTGYMVRVFQWKNSELSSVLRKFSLTCNDLLNGKSDLEQFATELTSAFDWAMNHCFSLQDVSSMRDTMKKNFDWDESQSENDNQSPRIFSSAISKERTLIHQMEEMQSKLKEENRTLKEEIAEKEVAKKDLEGRVQSATNKIEELMIQLQDSEKSISSLQSIEATLRESKGMVEDQLVSHKLLEEDLNTQLSVATVELSEARQNISSLEAELEDRSTCCQKLESSCLELQLQLASLTKKELSQYDAQRNNRQLKTDWEITAASEKLAECQATIFNLGKQLKALAHPKDTTLLENATSTNTAATTNNKTTMTNKNLNNQRPSLLNHILADDETGVEDDPNSPMMKEIICTTDSRKPPLGGLKDSHIDPNSSSKSIRGYLGSNETNYKRSTEMSLAIIPSKKPGNSGSGGFLRKLLSRRKTGSRKMSIPTAL; this is encoded by the exons ATGGACCACAAACCATGGCCATGGAGGAAGAAATCttcagagaaaactatatctgtAGGCGATAAAGTTCCAGCAGAAGAA AAACTTATgaatgaaaatataattgaattGGAGAAATCTGTGGAAATTTTGAACCAGAAACTATCTTCTGCCCTCGCCGAATGCAATACTAAAAGCCAACTTGCAGTAAAGAATGAGGAAGTCGCCAAAGAAGCCATTGCAG GCTGGGAAAAGGAAAAAGCAGAATCGTCATCTCTCAAGCAACAACTGGATGAAGCCTTACAGCAGACGGATATGAAAGATGAAAGAATAGCTCATTTGGATGCGGCTTTAAAGGAATGTATGCAGCAGTTACGATTTGTCAGGGAGGAGAAGGAGCAAAGAATTAATGATATTATTGTGAAGACAGGGAAAGAAAGTgaaaagatgaagatgattttAGAAGAGAAGATAGCAGAAGCTAATAAGAGCCTTGAAAATTTAATTGCTGAGTATAACAATCTAAGTAAGGTTCTTCATGAGAAGGAGATTCTGATCGAAGAGCTTAATGAACGCAACTTCCAAGCAGAAGCAGATTTTAATGCATTAATGTCTCGATTTAACTCCGCTGAAAAAACAAATGCTTCTCTGAAATATGAGGTTTGCATTATTGAGAAGGAACTTGAGATTCGAAACGAAGAGAGGGACTTCAATCGTCGAACAGCCGATGCGACTCAGAAGCTACACCTTGAAAGCGTAAAGAAGATTGCCAAGTTAGAATCGGAGTGTCAAAGATTGCGTATCCTGGTTCGAAAACGATTGCCAGGACCTGCTGCGTTGGCAACAATGAAAACTGAAGTCGAACTGCTAGGAAGAGAAGCAACTGATACAAGGAGAAAGTCAGTTCCTCCAATGGGGGGTTCGATGGTAAAGGACTTCAGGAAGGAGATTTCTCTGGGTAGTCCAAACAAGCAGACTAATTATTTGATTGAAAGATTATGTGCCGTGGAAGAAGAAAACAGAACTCTCAAGGAAACTTTATTGAAGAAAGACAGTGAACTCGAGTCTTCAATGCTCATATGTGCACGGACAGCTTCCAATTTATCTCAGGCTGAGACTCAGCTTGCAGAATTGTCGAAAAGTCAGAAAATTATGGAGCTTGCAAGGAATTCTCCAGTATCCCCCTTAACATCAATAGTCGAGGACAAGAGCAATGGAGATGCTGAATCATGGGCTAGTCCTGCACTAATTTCTGAACTGAATCATTTCAAGAATGATAAGTCACGGGGGTCTCAATCGAGCAAAAGTTTTGGAGGTTCAGACTTAAGTCTTATGGATGACTTCGCCGAGATGGAAAAAATGGCAATAGTTTCTGTGGACAAGTCTTTAGGAAGTTCCCACATCTCCGATGAAAGCAACACACCTACAGTAAACCAGGAAAAAGAAGTGAGGAAAGGAACTAGTAGGGAGCTATTTCCAGTGACCGACAGTCCCTCTGGGTTTACAGATAAAATGCATAAGGGCATCCTGAAATATCCTGGGTGGATCCAAGATATTTTGAGAATTGTCTTCGAGCAGAAACGTGTCACACAGAGAAACGTTGATGACATTCTTGCAGATATCCTAGCTGCTTCCAGCTGCACGAGTATTCAGGGTGAACATGAAGCTATTGATGTAAATAAGAATTTGAGCCTTTCAAGCGCATCAGAACAACCAAATATTAGCGGCTACATCGCATGGAAACCTCAAAATGCATCAGAAGCAGTGGATTCTGATCAAGCGTCTGCTGCAGATATCTCCCTGAAGGAAGTGTGTGAAGAGAAGATTCAATCAAGTCTAAGCAAATCACTTCGTAAACTGATCGAGCTTATTGAAGGGATTATTAGTCAACCATCTTCACTTGATTACAATGACCAAAACAACTTACCAAGAAATGATGGGAGTTCATTCCCATATGACAATGCAGCAACATCTACAGGCTACATGGTTCGTGTTTTCCAATGGAAAAATTCTGAACTCAGTTCTGTTCTGCGTAAGTTCTCTCTTACTTGTAATGATCTCTTGAACGGTAAAAGTGATCTTGAACAATTTGCTACAGAGCTAACTTCAGCATTTGACTGGGCAATGAACCATTGCTTCTCCCTTCAAGACGTTTCAAGTATGAGAGACACAATGAAAAAGAATTTTGATTGGGATGAGTCGCAAAGCGAAAATGATAACCAGTCCCCACGTATTTTCTCATCTGCTATTTCGAAGGAGCGAACTTTAATACATCAGATGGAGGAAATGCAATCCAAATTGAAAGAAGAAAACAGAACACTAAAGGAAGAGATAGCAGAGAAGGAGGTAGCAAAGAAAGATTTGGAGGGAAGGGTTCAGTCAGCAACTAATAAGATAGAAGAATTGATGATTCAACTGCAAGATTCAGAGAAAAGCATTTCAAGTTTGCAATCTATAGAAGCAACATTAAGAGAGTCAAAGGGGATGGTTGAAGACCAGCTTGTAAGCCACAAGTTGCTTGAAGAGGATCTCAATACCCAACTCTCGGTGGCCACTGTCGAGTTAAGTGAAGCTCGCCAAAATATTTCATCTCTTGAAGCAGAATTGGAAGATAGAAGCACCTGTTGTCAAAAGCTAGAATCATCATGCCTCGAGTTACAACTGCAGCTAGCAAG TCTGACTAAGAAGGAATTGTCCCAGTATGATGCACAGAGAAACAATAGGCAACTCAAAACT GACTGGGAAATTACAGCAGCTTCAGAAAAGTTGGCAGAGTGTCAAGCAACCATCTTCAATCTAGGTAAACAATTGAAGGCATTGGCTCACCCAAAGGACACTACTCTCTTGGAGAATGCTACTTCTACCAACACTGCCGCGACCACCAACAACAAGACAACCATGACGAACAAGAATTTGAACAATCAACGCCCATCTCTTCTAAATCACATTTTAGCTGACGATGAAACCGGAGTTGAAGATGATCCTAATTCCCCCATGATGAAAGAGATCATATGCACCACAGACTCTCGAAAACCACCTTTAGGTGGCCTCAAAGATTCCCACATTGATCCCAACAGTTCATCGAAGTCCATCAGAGGTTACCTTGGTTCAAACGAAACAAATTACAAGAGGTCTACTGAAATGTCTCTAGCTATTATTCCTAGTAAGAAACCCGGAAACAGCGGCAGTGGTGGTTTTCTGCGGAAACTTTTGTCGAGAAGGAAAACTGGTAGTCGGAAGATGTCCATCCCCACTGCTCTCTAA